The following proteins are co-located in the Ursus arctos isolate Adak ecotype North America unplaced genomic scaffold, UrsArc2.0 scaffold_13, whole genome shotgun sequence genome:
- the SLC18B1 gene encoding MFS-type transporter SLC18B1 isoform X9, giving the protein MMCYSILGPFFPKEAEKKGVSNTVTGMIFGCYALFDLLASLVFGKYLVQIGAKFMFVAGMFVSGGVTILFGVLDQVPEGPIFIAMCFLVRVADAVSFAAAITASFSILVKAFPNNVATVLGSLEIFSGLGLVLGPPLGGFLYQSFGYEVPFIFLGCIVLLMVPLNMYILPNYDSDPGEHSFWKLVTLPKVALIAFVINSLSACFGFLDPTLSLFVLEKFNLPAGYVGLVFLGLALSYAISSPLFGLLSDKIPHLRKWFLVWGNIITAGCYMLLGPIPILHIKSQLWLLVLILVLNGISAGMSIIPTIPEILSCAYENGFEEGLSTLGLVSGLFSATWSVGAFIGPTLGGFLYEKIGFEWAAAVQGLWSLTSGLTMGLFYLWEHSRRRRSKLQNIPGTEEERTALLPDDI; this is encoded by the exons ATGATGTGCTATTCTATCCTTGGACCCTTTTTCCCCAAGGAG gCTGAAAAGAAAGGAGTCAGCAATACAGTTACTGGTATGATCTTTGGATGTTACGCTTTGTTTGACTTGCTGGCATCTTTGGTATTTGGAAAATAC CTTGTACAAATTGGAGCAAAATTTATGTTTGTAGCAGGAATGTTTGTCTCAGGAGGAGTTACAATTCTCTTTGG tGTATTGGATCAAGTTCCGGAAGGACCGATATTTATTGCTATGTGTTTTCTAGTGAGAGTGGCAGATGCGGTCAGCTTTGCGGCAGCAATAACtgcttctttttccattctcGTAAAGGCTTTTCCAAATAATGTGGCTACGGTGTTG GGAAGTCTTGAGATTTTTTCTGGACTGGGATTAGTGTTAGGGCCTCCTTTAGGTGGCTTCTTGTATCAATCCTTTGGCTATGaagtgccttttatttttctgggatgCATAGTTCTGCTGATGGTACCACTCAACATGTACATTTTACCTAATTACG ACTCTGATCCCGGTGAACACTCATTCTGGAAACTCGTCACTTTACCCAAGGTTGCTCTCATAGCCTTCGTCATCAACTCGCTCAGCGCATGCTTTGGCTTCCTTGATCCGACTCTGTCTCTCTTCGTTCTGGAGAAG TTTAATTTACCAGCTGGATATGTGGGACTGGTATTCCTGGGTTTGGCACTATCCTACGCCATTTCTTCACCATTGTTTGGTTTACTAAGTGATAAAATACCA CATCTAAGGAAATGGTTTCTGGTTTGGGGAAACATCATCACGGCAGGATGCTACATGCTCTTAGGACCTATCCCAATCTTGCACATTAAAAg TCAGCTCTGGCTCCTGGTGCTAATATTAGTCCTGAACGGCATCTCTGCTGGCATGAGTATAATTCCAACTATCCCGGAGATCCTCAGTTGTGCATA TGAAAATGGCTTTGAAGAGGGATTAAGTACCTTGGGACTCGTGTCCGGTCTCTTCAGTGCAACATGGTCAGTTGG TGCTTTTATAGGACCGACCCTGGGTGGATTTCTGTACGAGAAAATTGGTTTTGAATGGGCAGCTGCTGTACAAGGTCTTTGGTCTCTGACAAGT GGACTAACGATGGGCTTGTTTTACCTGTGGGAGCACTCACGGAGAAGACG ATCTAAACTCCAAAACATCCCGGGCACAGAGGAGGAACGGACTGCTCTCTTACCTGATGATATCTAG
- the SLC18B1 gene encoding MFS-type transporter SLC18B1 isoform X10, which yields MIFGCYALFDLLASLVFGKYLVQIGAKFMFVAGMFVSGGVTILFGVLDQVPEGPIFIAMCFLVRVADAVSFAAAITASFSILVKAFPNNVATVLGSLEIFSGLGLVLGPPLGGFLYQSFGYEVPFIFLGCIVLLMVPLNMYILPNYDSDPGEHSFWKLVTLPKVALIAFVINSLSACFGFLDPTLSLFVLEKFNLPAGYVGLVFLGLALSYAISSPLFGLLSDKIPHLRKWFLVWGNIITAGCYMLLGPIPILHIKSQLWLLVLILVLNGISAGMSIIPTIPEILSCAYENGFEEGLSTLGLVSGLFSATWSVGAFIGPTLGGFLYEKIGFEWAAAVQGLWSLTSGLTMGLFYLWEHSRRRRSKLQNIPGTEEERTALLPDDI from the exons ATGATCTTTGGATGTTACGCTTTGTTTGACTTGCTGGCATCTTTGGTATTTGGAAAATAC CTTGTACAAATTGGAGCAAAATTTATGTTTGTAGCAGGAATGTTTGTCTCAGGAGGAGTTACAATTCTCTTTGG tGTATTGGATCAAGTTCCGGAAGGACCGATATTTATTGCTATGTGTTTTCTAGTGAGAGTGGCAGATGCGGTCAGCTTTGCGGCAGCAATAACtgcttctttttccattctcGTAAAGGCTTTTCCAAATAATGTGGCTACGGTGTTG GGAAGTCTTGAGATTTTTTCTGGACTGGGATTAGTGTTAGGGCCTCCTTTAGGTGGCTTCTTGTATCAATCCTTTGGCTATGaagtgccttttatttttctgggatgCATAGTTCTGCTGATGGTACCACTCAACATGTACATTTTACCTAATTACG ACTCTGATCCCGGTGAACACTCATTCTGGAAACTCGTCACTTTACCCAAGGTTGCTCTCATAGCCTTCGTCATCAACTCGCTCAGCGCATGCTTTGGCTTCCTTGATCCGACTCTGTCTCTCTTCGTTCTGGAGAAG TTTAATTTACCAGCTGGATATGTGGGACTGGTATTCCTGGGTTTGGCACTATCCTACGCCATTTCTTCACCATTGTTTGGTTTACTAAGTGATAAAATACCA CATCTAAGGAAATGGTTTCTGGTTTGGGGAAACATCATCACGGCAGGATGCTACATGCTCTTAGGACCTATCCCAATCTTGCACATTAAAAg TCAGCTCTGGCTCCTGGTGCTAATATTAGTCCTGAACGGCATCTCTGCTGGCATGAGTATAATTCCAACTATCCCGGAGATCCTCAGTTGTGCATA TGAAAATGGCTTTGAAGAGGGATTAAGTACCTTGGGACTCGTGTCCGGTCTCTTCAGTGCAACATGGTCAGTTGG TGCTTTTATAGGACCGACCCTGGGTGGATTTCTGTACGAGAAAATTGGTTTTGAATGGGCAGCTGCTGTACAAGGTCTTTGGTCTCTGACAAGT GGACTAACGATGGGCTTGTTTTACCTGTGGGAGCACTCACGGAGAAGACG ATCTAAACTCCAAAACATCCCGGGCACAGAGGAGGAACGGACTGCTCTCTTACCTGATGATATCTAG